Proteins encoded in a region of the Planococcus shixiaomingii genome:
- a CDS encoding alpha-amylase family glycosyl hydrolase has translation MKTKWILSIFIGMLIFSMANLATAADDSLELQDESIYDVLVDRFFNKQIQNDYEVNGADPAAFSGGDFDGLTGEINHVKEMGFTVLSIGAVFSSATYDGKQVLDYNKLERHFGTEEELKALIDKTHELDMKLMVDIPTQQVSAKHVWATENPEWFTENEDGTLALDLENPEAQAALTEFAAGFISNYEVDGLRLQQTNSISPAFIEQFSKEIKDVRDVYLLSDQAMDPLPGLDAVVLPGVEETLREAYKNFDQNSAPLTDIMEKSEGSLIQVDSLADSRFTADVVEEKGFPPTRWNLLFTQLLTMPGIPVVQYGSEIAMNGKSVPESHQILDLGVQQELVDHIANLNSLRNSSEALRTGELEILKEEDGWIVYKRSNDEETWIMAINNTSATQSISLPADVVGVDKELRGLFANDIVRQGSNGDYLITLDREVAETFHVIEERGFNKAYIAALIALYVVFLLFLRIVWKKGKQRKADEAAKVSQ, from the coding sequence TTGAAAACAAAGTGGATCTTAAGCATTTTCATCGGAATGCTAATATTTAGTATGGCAAATTTAGCAACAGCGGCAGATGATTCGCTTGAGCTGCAGGATGAAAGCATATATGACGTTTTGGTGGATCGTTTTTTCAATAAGCAAATCCAGAACGATTACGAAGTGAACGGAGCAGACCCTGCGGCATTTAGCGGAGGCGATTTTGATGGGCTTACTGGAGAAATCAACCACGTTAAAGAAATGGGCTTTACTGTCTTATCAATCGGTGCGGTTTTTTCGTCGGCTACGTATGATGGAAAACAAGTGCTTGATTACAACAAGTTAGAACGCCATTTTGGTACTGAAGAAGAGTTAAAGGCATTAATTGATAAAACCCATGAATTGGACATGAAGCTCATGGTGGACATCCCAACGCAGCAAGTTAGCGCTAAACACGTTTGGGCAACGGAAAATCCTGAATGGTTTACTGAAAATGAGGATGGGACGCTTGCCTTGGATCTTGAAAATCCTGAAGCACAAGCTGCATTAACTGAATTCGCTGCCGGTTTTATCTCAAATTATGAGGTCGATGGGTTGCGTCTGCAACAAACAAACAGCATCAGCCCTGCGTTTATTGAACAGTTTTCTAAAGAAATAAAAGATGTCCGTGACGTTTACTTGTTGAGTGATCAAGCAATGGATCCATTGCCTGGGCTTGATGCTGTAGTCTTGCCCGGTGTAGAAGAAACGCTGCGTGAAGCCTATAAAAACTTTGACCAGAATTCTGCACCATTAACTGACATAATGGAAAAAAGCGAGGGAAGCTTGATCCAAGTTGACTCATTAGCGGATTCACGGTTTACAGCAGATGTCGTTGAAGAAAAAGGATTCCCGCCTACCCGCTGGAATTTATTGTTTACCCAGTTGCTCACTATGCCTGGGATTCCTGTTGTGCAATATGGTTCGGAAATCGCGATGAACGGCAAGAGCGTGCCGGAGTCCCATCAAATCCTTGATTTAGGGGTACAGCAGGAATTGGTAGACCATATAGCAAACTTGAATTCACTGCGCAATTCATCTGAGGCTTTGCGTACCGGCGAGTTGGAAATACTGAAAGAAGAAGATGGTTGGATTGTTTATAAACGATCGAACGATGAAGAGACGTGGATTATGGCCATCAACAATACATCGGCAACCCAAAGCATATCATTGCCGGCAGATGTTGTCGGCGTTGACAAGGAACTGCGAGGATTGTTCGCAAATGACATTGTTCGCCAAGGATCAAACGGTGACTACTTGATTACATTGGACAGGGAAGTTGCTGAAACATTCCATGTTATAGAAGAACGCGGATTCAACAAAGCATATATCGCAGCATTGATTGCTTTATATGTCGTCTTTCTATTGTTCCTGCGCATTGTTTGGAAAAAAGGCAAACAACGCAAAGCTGATGAAGCGGCAAAAGTTTCTCAATAA
- a CDS encoding DegV family protein, with translation MRIFADSASDLPKEFFEKEQVVLFPLRVHIGEEEYEDIRTIHSLKVFDAIRSGTQPKTSQASPEEMLSAFEQLAKDKEEGLYIAFSSELSGTYSTAVMVAAQVREDYPNLNLTILDSKAASLGYGLLVKEAVKLRDNNLPLSEITERVRTMANHMESLFTVEDLDYMARGGRISKGSAFVGGLLNIKPLLHVEDGKLVPIEKLRGRKKVVKRMIELMAERGEQFSSQTIAISHGDDEEFANLVKKEIEEHLHPKNVEIFMIGSVIAAHTGPGTLAVFFLNRAL, from the coding sequence ATGAGAATATTTGCTGACAGCGCTTCAGATTTGCCGAAAGAGTTTTTTGAAAAAGAACAAGTGGTTTTATTTCCGCTGCGTGTCCATATCGGCGAAGAAGAATATGAGGACATTCGGACAATCCATTCGCTAAAAGTGTTTGATGCTATCCGTTCGGGCACTCAACCTAAAACATCTCAAGCGTCGCCTGAAGAAATGTTGTCGGCGTTTGAACAATTGGCGAAAGACAAAGAAGAAGGATTATACATCGCTTTTTCTTCGGAGTTATCAGGCACATACAGCACGGCTGTAATGGTAGCCGCCCAAGTGCGTGAAGACTATCCAAATTTGAATTTGACGATACTGGATTCCAAAGCCGCTTCTTTAGGCTATGGGCTTTTGGTAAAAGAAGCGGTGAAACTCCGGGATAACAATCTGCCGCTCAGCGAAATTACTGAACGGGTTCGAACGATGGCAAATCATATGGAAAGTTTGTTCACCGTCGAAGATTTGGATTACATGGCGCGTGGCGGACGTATTTCCAAAGGCAGTGCGTTTGTCGGCGGCTTACTGAATATTAAACCGCTACTCCACGTCGAAGACGGCAAACTGGTGCCGATCGAAAAATTACGTGGACGCAAAAAAGTGGTCAAGCGAATGATAGAACTGATGGCAGAACGAGGCGAACAGTTCAGCAGCCAAACTATCGCCATTAGTCATGGAGACGATGAAGAGTTTGCCAATCTCGTAAAGAAAGAAATTGAAGAGCATCTCCACCCAAAAAATGTTGAAATCTTTATGATCGGTTCAGTAATCGCTGCCCATACCGGCCCGGGCACGCTTGCTGTATTCTTTTTGAACCGTGCGCTATAA
- the addA gene encoding helicase-exonuclease AddAB subunit AddA: MIPIKPADATWTDEQWQAIWAKGQDMLVSAAAGSGKTAVLINRMIEKVLAEENPISVDELLVVTFTNASAAEMRQRMANALEKAVAENPDSKHLRMQLRLINKAQISTLHSFCLQVVKQYAYLLEIDPGFRIANETEAALLRDDVMEAVLEAAYEGEGADEVYRLADSFTSDRNDQAMEVLISKLYDYSRVHPHPDRWLKQVPTLYDVPLGASIDSLPFIGGLKLTIRHALEEALQLTTEGYQIAMEPEGPAMLTATFEMDAAVIDTAIQALEESWENVYSLAKSFTWAKAATIRKDSCDPGLAEEAKAKRNQVKKIVNDIFDSYFVRTPKRLLDEMREMAPLMKTLVRLTQAFADQYKALKIDRALVDFSDLEHYALQILSDEGKPSAIAFEYRDRFKEVLVDEYQDTNMLQETILNLVKSGDEETGNLFMVGDVKQSIYRFRLAEPMLFLGKYSRFTKEAEQTGLRIDLNANFRSRKEVLDGTNYIFAQIMGERVGEIDYDEAAALKALAPYPEQDMPIELTLIHEPESEEEQVVDDDLEKSQWEARYIAEKIRELMEQETLVYDPWKKAQRKLEYSDIVVLMRSMTWSGDFVDEFKSAGIPLYAELTGGYFDALEVMIMMNTLRVIDNPYQDIPLVSVLRAPFIGLAENELAEIRLAAPQSSFYDAVKTFIRGGTGIDPAAAEKLQRFVVQLEDWRNMARRGSLAELIWQVYLDTNYYEMVGAMSNGKQRQANLRALHDRALEYEKTSFRGLFRFLRFIDRMRERGDDLGTAKSLSEKENVVRLMTVHKSKGLEFPVVFFAGLGRSFNEMDFKKSYLLDQDYGLAVKAVNPETRIEYTSLPFLAVKEVKELQMKAEEMRVLYVAMTRAKERLFLTASVKEIDKLFEKWKVASTEVRLPEFVRSRAKGYLDWIGPALSRHPDASEIFNLNGNVLPHHSRFHISIVETRDLVSGTADLDELLQAKEGDQDFTEEIADRFDFRYPHQHTVEKRSKQSVSEMKRLQMLQRLDEPESFIQTATSERRTIFNRPDFMQEKRLSAADVGTAVHAVMQHLPLERKLSEDEIKEFIETLVGMEILSPDEGHAVKVDEIERFYDSEIAKRLMKATNIKREVPFTYAREDAEGDHQIIQGIVDCLFEEPDGWVLLDYKTDRIGQISDVQSEMSARYTVQLTVYQEAVEAILRVQIKERLLYLFAAGHEVKI; encoded by the coding sequence ATGATTCCGATAAAACCAGCTGATGCCACGTGGACGGATGAACAATGGCAAGCAATATGGGCGAAGGGACAAGATATGCTCGTTTCCGCTGCCGCCGGTTCTGGCAAAACGGCTGTTCTGATCAACCGGATGATTGAAAAAGTGTTGGCGGAAGAAAATCCGATTTCGGTCGATGAGCTTTTGGTTGTGACATTCACCAATGCTTCAGCTGCAGAAATGCGCCAACGCATGGCCAATGCGCTCGAAAAAGCGGTTGCTGAAAATCCAGATTCCAAACATTTGCGCATGCAATTGCGCTTGATCAATAAAGCCCAAATTTCCACACTGCATTCATTTTGCCTGCAAGTGGTCAAGCAATACGCTTATTTATTGGAAATCGATCCAGGTTTCCGCATCGCCAATGAGACAGAAGCTGCGCTTTTGCGCGATGACGTGATGGAAGCGGTTCTTGAAGCCGCTTACGAAGGTGAAGGGGCGGATGAAGTATACCGATTAGCTGACAGCTTTACTTCTGACCGTAACGATCAGGCGATGGAAGTGCTGATTAGCAAATTGTACGATTATTCACGTGTACATCCTCATCCGGATCGCTGGCTTAAACAAGTGCCTACCCTTTACGATGTGCCGCTTGGCGCTTCAATTGACAGCTTGCCATTCATAGGTGGCTTGAAATTAACGATCCGGCATGCTTTAGAAGAAGCGCTTCAATTAACGACAGAGGGCTATCAAATTGCTATGGAGCCGGAAGGACCGGCTATGCTGACTGCCACTTTCGAGATGGATGCCGCGGTGATCGACACTGCTATTCAAGCACTTGAGGAATCATGGGAAAACGTTTATTCGTTGGCAAAATCGTTCACTTGGGCAAAAGCAGCAACGATTCGAAAAGACAGTTGCGATCCTGGACTGGCAGAAGAAGCAAAAGCGAAACGCAATCAAGTTAAGAAAATTGTCAACGATATATTCGACTCATACTTTGTCCGAACGCCGAAGCGCTTATTGGATGAAATGAGGGAAATGGCCCCGTTGATGAAAACCTTGGTCAGATTGACGCAAGCTTTTGCAGACCAATACAAAGCATTGAAAATTGATCGGGCGCTTGTTGATTTTTCCGATTTGGAGCATTATGCACTCCAAATTTTATCCGATGAAGGGAAGCCGTCTGCTATTGCATTCGAATACCGCGACCGCTTTAAAGAAGTGCTTGTCGATGAATACCAAGACACCAATATGCTGCAAGAAACTATTTTGAACCTGGTAAAATCAGGCGATGAAGAAACAGGAAATCTCTTTATGGTAGGGGATGTCAAACAATCCATTTACCGCTTCCGTTTAGCTGAACCAATGTTATTCCTCGGCAAGTACTCTCGTTTCACAAAAGAAGCCGAGCAGACGGGATTGCGAATTGATTTGAACGCCAATTTTAGAAGCCGCAAAGAAGTATTGGACGGAACGAATTATATTTTCGCTCAAATCATGGGCGAACGCGTCGGGGAAATCGACTATGATGAAGCTGCCGCTTTAAAAGCATTGGCGCCATATCCGGAACAAGATATGCCGATTGAATTGACGCTGATTCATGAACCAGAAAGCGAAGAAGAACAAGTGGTTGATGACGACCTGGAAAAATCCCAATGGGAAGCTCGTTACATTGCTGAAAAAATCCGTGAATTGATGGAGCAGGAAACATTAGTCTATGATCCTTGGAAAAAAGCACAGCGGAAATTGGAGTATAGCGATATTGTCGTATTGATGCGTTCAATGACATGGTCGGGTGACTTTGTCGATGAATTCAAATCTGCTGGCATTCCACTTTACGCAGAATTGACGGGCGGTTATTTTGATGCGCTTGAAGTCATGATCATGATGAATACACTGCGTGTCATTGATAACCCGTACCAAGATATCCCGCTTGTTTCTGTGTTGCGGGCGCCGTTTATTGGACTGGCGGAGAATGAACTGGCGGAAATCCGCTTGGCGGCGCCGCAATCTTCGTTTTATGATGCGGTGAAAACCTTCATCCGTGGCGGTACAGGCATCGATCCAGCAGCTGCAGAAAAGCTGCAGCGCTTTGTTGTTCAGCTGGAAGACTGGCGCAATATGGCACGCCGGGGATCGCTTGCTGAATTGATCTGGCAGGTTTATCTGGATACCAACTATTATGAAATGGTCGGCGCCATGTCGAACGGCAAGCAGCGCCAAGCAAATTTGCGTGCTCTTCACGACCGGGCGCTCGAATATGAAAAAACTTCGTTCCGGGGATTGTTTCGCTTTTTGCGCTTTATCGACAGGATGCGTGAACGCGGCGATGATTTAGGAACAGCAAAGTCTTTAAGCGAAAAAGAAAATGTAGTCAGGCTTATGACGGTGCATAAATCAAAAGGCCTTGAGTTTCCTGTCGTTTTTTTCGCCGGGCTTGGAAGATCCTTCAACGAAATGGATTTCAAGAAATCGTATTTGCTTGATCAGGACTACGGCCTTGCCGTTAAAGCGGTAAATCCGGAAACGCGCATCGAATACACCTCTTTGCCATTTTTGGCTGTTAAAGAAGTGAAGGAATTGCAAATGAAGGCAGAAGAGATGCGGGTATTGTATGTAGCGATGACGCGGGCCAAAGAGCGTCTGTTTTTAACCGCTTCTGTCAAAGAAATTGATAAGCTGTTCGAAAAATGGAAAGTGGCTTCTACGGAAGTCCGACTGCCTGAATTCGTCCGGTCACGGGCAAAAGGCTATTTGGACTGGATCGGACCGGCATTGTCGCGCCATCCAGATGCGTCTGAAATCTTCAATTTGAATGGCAATGTTCTGCCTCACCATTCGCGCTTCCATATTTCCATAGTCGAAACGCGCGACCTTGTGTCAGGTACAGCGGATCTTGATGAATTGCTTCAGGCGAAAGAAGGCGATCAGGATTTCACGGAAGAAATAGCGGACAGATTTGATTTCCGCTATCCGCATCAGCATACGGTGGAAAAGCGGTCCAAACAATCTGTGTCAGAAATGAAGCGGCTGCAGATGCTACAGCGCTTGGATGAACCAGAATCTTTTATCCAAACGGCAACATCAGAGCGGCGCACTATCTTTAACCGTCCAGATTTCATGCAGGAAAAACGGTTATCTGCTGCTGATGTCGGAACGGCAGTCCATGCAGTCATGCAGCATCTTCCACTCGAACGAAAACTGTCAGAAGATGAAATTAAAGAATTTATCGAAACTTTGGTTGGTATGGAAATCTTATCGCCAGATGAAGGCCATGCAGTCAAGGTTGATGAAATTGAACGCTTCTACGATAGTGAAATTGCGAAAAGGTTGATGAAAGCAACAAACATTAAGCGGGAAGTGCCGTTTACGTATGCCAGAGAAGACGCGGAAGGCGACCACCAAATCATTCAGGGTATTGTCGATTGCTTGTTTGAAGAACCGGATGGCTGGGTGCTGCTCGATTACAAAACGGATCGAATCGGCCAGATTTCGGATGTGCAAAGTGAAATGTCAGCAAGATATACAGTGCAGCTGACAGTTTACCAGGAAGCGGTCGAAGCCATTTTGCGCGTACAGATCAAAGAGCGGTTGTTATATTTGTTTGCCGCAGGCCATGAAGTGAAGATTTAG
- a CDS encoding DUF418 domain-containing protein — MKLQPVTLNERVEAIDMMRGFSLLGILIINMLTFHSPLSYVNPYTYYTRPFDTEVYGFIDIFIQASFYPLFSMLFGYGLAMQFMKAEEKQQPFAPVAVRRLLVLLGIGILHAFLLWYGDILITYAVIGFLLIGMLRMPSRLLLGLAALIYTVPHALMLVLMFIAVSINPNFYTGIQAVQSSIDAYANGTVIDIFSQRLSDWGYNNNPFNFIIIIATILPLMMVGAAAAKWRVIERTKQYRKMWVTLAVVPLIAGLLLKASPQLIEENYAFVYLQDIFGGPLVAVGYAAIIALLAQHAGFRKLMRPFGQVGRMSLTIYIMQSLIATFIFYSYGLGLYGKVDLLTGTLIALGIFAIQLIFAEVWLSKFKQGPLEKLWRKWTYGKIFEKN, encoded by the coding sequence GTGAAATTACAGCCCGTTACATTGAACGAACGAGTGGAAGCGATTGACATGATGAGAGGTTTTTCGCTTCTTGGCATTTTAATCATCAACATGTTGACCTTTCACTCGCCATTATCCTACGTTAATCCGTATACGTATTACACACGACCCTTCGATACCGAGGTTTATGGTTTCATCGACATTTTCATCCAAGCAAGCTTCTATCCGCTTTTCTCGATGCTTTTCGGCTATGGCTTAGCGATGCAGTTTATGAAAGCTGAAGAAAAACAGCAGCCGTTTGCCCCGGTAGCTGTTAGACGCTTGTTGGTATTGCTGGGGATCGGCATTCTCCATGCATTTCTTCTTTGGTATGGCGATATTTTGATTACCTACGCGGTGATCGGATTTTTGCTGATCGGTATGCTGCGGATGCCATCCCGATTGTTGCTTGGATTAGCGGCCTTAATTTACACAGTGCCGCATGCGTTGATGTTGGTGTTGATGTTTATCGCAGTGTCCATCAATCCTAACTTCTATACAGGTATACAAGCCGTTCAAAGTTCAATCGACGCGTATGCGAACGGAACTGTTATCGATATTTTTAGTCAACGTTTGTCAGATTGGGGATACAACAATAACCCGTTTAATTTCATCATAATTATTGCGACCATTTTGCCGCTTATGATGGTGGGAGCGGCAGCCGCCAAATGGCGGGTGATAGAACGGACTAAACAGTATCGAAAGATGTGGGTTACTCTTGCTGTGGTTCCGCTTATTGCAGGATTGCTGTTAAAAGCGTCTCCCCAGTTAATCGAAGAAAATTATGCCTTCGTTTATTTGCAGGATATTTTTGGAGGGCCGCTCGTGGCAGTTGGTTATGCCGCCATTATTGCTCTGCTTGCTCAGCATGCGGGCTTCAGAAAACTCATGCGGCCATTCGGTCAGGTCGGAAGAATGTCTTTGACCATCTACATCATGCAGTCGTTGATCGCGACGTTCATTTTTTATTCATATGGCCTCGGTTTGTATGGAAAAGTGGACTTGCTGACAGGGACGCTGATAGCACTCGGCATATTCGCAATCCAGCTGATTTTTGCGGAAGTCTGGTTGTCGAAATTCAAGCAGGGTCCACTTGAAAAGTTGTGGAGAAAATGGACTTATGGAAAAATTTTCGAAAAAAATTAG
- a CDS encoding fumarylacetoacetate hydrolase family protein, translated as MKLLSFRYEGKERFGPKVKKEEAVWDVLAIQQQLEVLPSFPAQLIEGISQGMEFVEQIRKLVEAASQSERPEDFKHSYTDIEWLAPITRTPKNIIAIGKNYADHAKEMGGEAPEDLVVFTKAPATIVPDEATVSVHGDLTDSYDYEGELAVVIGKAGKSIPKQMAYDYVFGYTIANDLTARDIQSKHQQYFLGKSLEGSCPMGPYLVTKDEIPEAQDLSIVTKVNDEVRQNGNTEQMIRRVDDIIAEVSKYIALEPGDVILTGTPAGVGKGFNPPKFLKAGDTVKVSIESIGTLVTHLS; from the coding sequence ATGAAGCTGTTATCGTTTCGCTATGAAGGAAAAGAACGTTTTGGGCCAAAAGTGAAAAAAGAAGAAGCCGTATGGGATGTTTTAGCCATCCAACAACAATTAGAGGTTTTACCATCTTTTCCGGCACAGCTGATTGAGGGAATCTCGCAAGGAATGGAGTTTGTGGAACAAATTCGCAAATTAGTGGAAGCTGCTTCACAATCTGAGCGCCCTGAAGATTTCAAACACTCTTACACGGATATCGAATGGCTTGCGCCAATTACGAGAACTCCGAAAAACATTATTGCAATTGGCAAAAACTACGCGGACCATGCTAAGGAAATGGGTGGGGAAGCGCCAGAGGATTTAGTGGTCTTTACAAAAGCGCCGGCTACTATCGTACCAGATGAAGCAACCGTATCGGTTCACGGTGATTTGACGGATTCATACGATTACGAAGGTGAATTGGCGGTTGTAATTGGGAAAGCAGGCAAATCGATTCCGAAGCAAATGGCTTATGATTATGTCTTTGGTTATACGATTGCCAACGATTTGACTGCACGTGATATCCAAAGCAAACACCAACAATATTTCTTAGGGAAAAGCTTGGAAGGCTCTTGTCCGATGGGACCATATTTGGTCACAAAAGACGAAATTCCAGAAGCGCAAGATTTGTCGATTGTGACAAAAGTGAATGACGAAGTTCGCCAAAACGGCAATACGGAACAGATGATCCGCCGCGTGGATGACATCATCGCTGAAGTTTCAAAATACATTGCGCTTGAACCAGGCGATGTGATTTTGACTGGAACACCTGCAGGCGTCGGCAAAGGCTTTAATCCGCCGAAGTTCTTAAAAGCGGGCGACACAGTAAAAGTTTCCATCGAATCAATCGGTACGCTCGTCACACATTTGTCATAA
- a CDS encoding YisL family protein: MDFLTQTTHLHITTWVIALVLFLVAAFMDRNSKGRKITHMVLRLFYILVIITGLALFIEWSSSDAMQYGLKFLFGLLTIGMMEMVLVRSKKQKPTTLFWGLFVVFLFVTMFFGFKLPIGINFLANM, encoded by the coding sequence TTGGACTTTTTAACTCAAACTACACATTTACACATTACAACTTGGGTCATAGCGCTTGTGCTTTTCCTAGTGGCGGCGTTTATGGATCGTAACAGCAAGGGCCGAAAGATTACGCATATGGTTCTTCGCTTGTTCTACATTTTGGTCATAATCACCGGATTGGCATTGTTCATTGAATGGTCTTCATCAGATGCAATGCAGTACGGTTTGAAATTCCTATTCGGATTGCTGACAATCGGCATGATGGAGATGGTCTTAGTCCGTTCGAAAAAACAAAAACCGACAACGCTCTTCTGGGGATTGTTTGTAGTATTTTTGTTTGTGACAATGTTCTTCGGCTTCAAATTGCCAATCGGCATCAACTTCTTAGCAAACATGTAA
- a CDS encoding Cof-type HAD-IIB family hydrolase, with amino-acid sequence MKPHLIVLDLDGTLLTDQKVISEKTKNTLGKASEAGHQIMIATGRPFRSSEVYYKELGLTTPIVNFNGAFVHHPTDANWGTFHTPISLDVVHEVVESMHDFDFYNIVAEVLDDVYVHYHDEKLMNIFQFGDPSITTGDLRNFLKADPTSLLIHAPVEKVQQIHDHLSSVHAEVIDHRRWGAPWHVIEIVKSGLSKAVGIERVSKSIGIPRENIIAFGDEDNDLEMLDYAGVGVAMGNAIEPLKNIANEITLSNNEDGIAELLIDRLKL; translated from the coding sequence ATGAAACCACATTTGATCGTCCTTGATTTAGACGGCACTTTATTAACCGACCAGAAAGTCATCTCGGAGAAAACAAAAAATACGTTAGGCAAAGCTTCAGAAGCTGGCCATCAAATTATGATCGCTACAGGAAGACCTTTCCGTTCGAGCGAAGTTTATTATAAAGAATTAGGGTTGACCACACCAATTGTTAATTTCAACGGCGCCTTCGTCCACCATCCAACTGATGCAAATTGGGGGACTTTCCACACACCGATTTCACTTGATGTTGTCCATGAAGTGGTCGAGTCGATGCATGATTTTGACTTTTATAATATTGTTGCGGAAGTACTGGATGATGTCTATGTTCATTACCACGACGAAAAATTGATGAATATCTTCCAGTTTGGCGACCCAAGCATCACGACTGGAGACTTGCGCAATTTCTTGAAAGCCGATCCAACTTCCCTGCTGATTCATGCACCGGTCGAGAAAGTCCAGCAGATTCATGACCATTTGTCTTCTGTTCATGCTGAAGTCATCGATCATAGAAGATGGGGAGCTCCTTGGCATGTTATTGAAATTGTCAAAAGCGGCTTAAGCAAGGCTGTGGGTATTGAGCGGGTATCCAAATCAATCGGTATTCCAAGAGAAAATATTATCGCTTTCGGGGATGAAGACAACGATTTGGAAATGTTGGATTATGCGGGCGTGGGAGTAGCCATGGGCAACGCAATCGAGCCCCTTAAAAACATCGCCAATGAAATAACCTTGTCGAACAACGAAGATGGAATTGCTGAACTGCTGATTGACCGTTTAAAACTGTAA